The Opitutaceae bacterium genome has a window encoding:
- a CDS encoding ABC transporter ATP-binding protein has translation MSTARLSLTQVRRDDHQEVDQRPLDFGLIRRMFGYTKPYAWKRNALVVLTLTRSFQLPLLAWAVGAAISGPIASRQPDLLTSAVLAYGLLAFSTDFIFHFRQRYALEMGEAVMHDLRNELFAHLQRLPMSFYNTTRLGRIISRMTSDIETIRVAVQDVLFVTLVQIGQMFVSAALMLYYDWVLFTVILCMAPILWLLNRYFRRRLSRSTREVQESFSRVTSAIAESVSGIRVTQGFVRQATNLGIFRGLIVNHSRNNMDVARMSAKLNPLLELNSQFFIAVLLLLGGYRALQPGTGTEIGDLIQFFFLANLFFSPVQSLGNQFNQAMTAMAGAERVFRLLDLKPEWEDDPAAIAIEDIRGEIEFRDVNFGYKTDRPVLHHVSFLAEAGQTIALVGHTGSGKSSIINLISKFYLPTGGEILIDGREIRTITSESLHRLMGTVQQQNFLFTGTLMENIRFGRPEATDDEVIEAVRSLDCLDLIAVLPQGFGTVVGERGSGISAGQRQLVCFARAMLANPRILILDEATSSIDTVTEARLQAALDRLLTGRTSFVVAHRLSTIRNADQVLVLDQGNLVERGTHDELIKKGGIYAGLYAQFNQEPDGSG, from the coding sequence ATGAGCACGGCACGATTGAGTCTGACCCAGGTCCGGCGGGACGATCATCAGGAGGTGGATCAGAGGCCTCTGGACTTCGGCCTGATCCGGCGGATGTTCGGCTACACCAAGCCCTACGCCTGGAAGCGCAATGCCCTGGTTGTCCTGACCCTGACCCGGTCCTTTCAGCTGCCCCTGCTCGCCTGGGCGGTCGGAGCCGCGATCAGCGGCCCGATCGCCAGCCGGCAGCCCGACCTCCTGACCTCGGCCGTCCTGGCCTACGGCCTGCTGGCCTTCTCGACCGATTTCATTTTCCATTTCCGACAGAGGTATGCCCTCGAGATGGGTGAAGCGGTCATGCATGACCTCCGCAATGAGCTCTTCGCTCATCTGCAGAGGCTGCCCATGAGTTTCTACAATACGACCCGCCTGGGCCGGATCATCAGCCGGATGACTTCGGACATCGAGACCATTCGGGTGGCCGTCCAGGACGTTCTCTTCGTCACCCTCGTCCAGATCGGGCAGATGTTCGTCTCGGCGGCCCTCATGCTTTACTATGACTGGGTGCTTTTCACCGTCATACTCTGCATGGCGCCGATCCTCTGGCTGCTCAATCGCTACTTTCGCCGCCGGCTCAGCCGCAGCACCCGGGAGGTCCAGGAAAGCTTCAGCCGGGTCACCTCGGCCATCGCGGAATCGGTCAGCGGCATCCGGGTGACCCAGGGCTTCGTCCGGCAGGCCACCAATCTCGGGATTTTCCGGGGCCTCATCGTCAACCATTCCCGCAACAACATGGATGTGGCGCGAATGTCGGCCAAGCTGAATCCCCTGCTCGAACTCAACAGCCAGTTCTTCATTGCCGTCCTCCTTCTCCTCGGTGGTTACCGCGCCCTTCAGCCGGGCACGGGAACGGAAATCGGCGACCTCATCCAGTTCTTTTTTCTGGCCAACCTGTTCTTCTCACCGGTCCAGTCACTCGGCAACCAGTTCAATCAGGCCATGACCGCCATGGCCGGAGCGGAACGCGTCTTCCGTCTCCTTGACCTGAAACCGGAATGGGAGGACGACCCGGCTGCGATCGCCATCGAAGACATCCGGGGCGAGATCGAGTTTCGGGATGTGAATTTCGGATACAAGACGGACCGTCCGGTGCTGCACCACGTCAGTTTTCTTGCCGAAGCCGGACAGACCATCGCCCTCGTCGGCCACACCGGCAGCGGGAAGAGTTCGATCATCAACCTGATCTCGAAATTCTACCTGCCGACCGGCGGAGAGATCCTCATCGACGGTCGGGAGATCCGCACCATCACCAGCGAATCCCTCCACCGGTTGATGGGCACGGTCCAGCAGCAGAATTTCCTCTTCACCGGCACTCTGATGGAAAACATCCGATTCGGACGCCCGGAAGCGACCGACGACGAAGTCATCGAAGCCGTCAGGTCGCTCGATTGCCTCGATCTGATCGCCGTCCTGCCCCAGGGATTTGGAACCGTGGTCGGCGAGCGCGGCTCCGGCATCTCGGCCGGACAGCGGCAGTTGGTCTGTTTTGCGCGGGCCATGCTGGCCAATCCCCGGATCCTCATTCTTGACGAGGCGACCAGTTCGATTGACACGGTCACCGAAGCGCGTCTCCAGGCCGCCCTCGACCGCCTTCTGACCGGTCGGACCAGTTTTGTCGTGGCCCACCGCCTGAGCACGATCCGCAATGCGGACCAGGTCCTCGTGCTGGATCAGGGCAACCTGGTGGAACGCGGGACCCACGACGAATTGATCAAGAAGGGCGGCATTTATGCCGGTCTCTACGCCCAGTTCAACCAGGAACCGGACGGCTCCGGCTGA
- a CDS encoding amino acid adenylation domain-containing protein, which produces MAPPEGLLTPEPVTLTSHPALPMQEAMLMRTIASPEKAHYLQQLRWRWKGPFNTDVFGRTWALLAARHEVLRSRFVAGPDGRILMETLPQVEIPIHASRIQDPREAGRERMLSEARRRDRELGMPIDTAPLMRFRLFSFGSGQTEILWTSHHALFDGRGRLILLREFQEIYRALLEDREAALTPAPRYTDYLAWVAGNDFQTSLSFWRKVGAGAEPTPLDLTPSQLPDSGQEDRRRLSLTLERSTTEALRQWSARHDLSLNTLTQAAWALTLARTTGRGNICFGAPRAGRHPPIDRADSMVGVFVNTVPLHITVDDECPKLDWLRSLRNDWFAMRPHEQTPLHLIQQAWNWPETTALFDTLVGYERYQLSEQLGAPLPGVGWTFTLEATTDIPLTVQVYDGRRIRIEMTWDPTRWTETALRRLADRMTQVLGQLASDADSTVGSLGVLGRKEAATLHKWNCRRTPYPSDRTIHALFSRQARSRSDAVALKSKEDSLTYGELEDASNQLAHRLAETGVRIGDRVGLLTERSVEQIVAVLAILKAGAAYLPLDPEYPDERLRLLLESSGTRIILHDAAHTDRLRGNGFTHLEAKRPAPGTPPSQPPVVPVRPDDPAYVMFTSGSTGEPKGVEVPHRAVARLLFGIDYAELGPDNRLLYLAPASFDASTFEIWGALLHGGRLVVFPDRVPTIQKLEQVLRREQIDTLWLTCSLFNFIIDEAPGILKPVRQLLTGGEALSPGHIARAQAALPGTRLINGYGPTETTTFACCYRIPPGIDPESGSIPIGRPIGNTNCHVLDSKLRPVPIGTVGELYIGGAGVARGYLNQPGLTAERFLPSPFHAGDRLYRTGDLVRWREDGLIEYIGRIDQQVKIRGHRIEPGEIESALCRHPAVRQAAVLVESDPATGKFLSAWVAAPGDHRPAGQDLIQYLRERLPAYLVPTRLEVVRELPRNVNGKIDRRALARMASEGSAGADESPIETQDLPVSEEEASITRLFAEILNRPVVGPDDSYFCVGGDSLQASRLVYRLSRRTGIDFTLTDLHTASTPRGLARLALKRKGESAKSVSSRMIRLNKRSQTKAAGNITWYFKNFRPGSRRKGGNISRAFRIRGPFNQRALRDAIDLFIKRHEAMRTRTWMDAAGDVRVTVEPSARVVIQRQDLSGLPPHQRLRRAKAEFREDARKRINLSGVSTPRVKVTRFGSDDHFVTFIFPHAHFDAVSLALFYEEVSAFYEKLDRGEAPDWPMPKYQPIDYVAWERRQLTPALKQSMEPFWRETISGPPLGAWFPTDGPVTERDDGTDRTLHFLLPPDLASGVRALSRRFGTTVFMTLMASNAVLVNRHTGQTDFLIASVVDGRAHPAAARMVGHLGRMIYFRARPDPIRTFSTFLESSTREWIKAIERRTFPVGEIVTEFLKANGRKGGRLTPFFIVHGADDPAGLHLTGTRIDPVHRHFGAGPNLPKIEIRDTVKGISLLISYRTRTFRKTTILRYVRRYEEILNHLVEAPGNPMSLLPDYREAIVDSATNPGPERPRFRMPGWGSVAEQHRRRRIRPIRAKIG; this is translated from the coding sequence ATGGCACCTCCCGAGGGGCTTTTGACACCGGAACCGGTCACCCTGACATCACATCCCGCCCTGCCCATGCAGGAAGCCATGCTTATGCGGACGATCGCCTCGCCCGAGAAGGCGCACTATCTGCAACAGCTCCGCTGGAGGTGGAAGGGACCGTTCAACACGGATGTCTTCGGCCGAACATGGGCCCTCCTGGCCGCACGTCATGAAGTGCTGAGGAGTCGATTCGTGGCAGGACCCGATGGGCGGATCCTGATGGAGACGCTTCCCCAGGTGGAAATCCCGATCCATGCCTCCAGGATCCAAGACCCCCGCGAGGCAGGCCGGGAACGCATGCTCAGTGAGGCGAGGCGACGCGATCGTGAACTTGGAATGCCGATCGACACGGCGCCACTGATGCGTTTCCGGCTCTTTTCATTCGGATCCGGTCAGACCGAGATTCTCTGGACCTCCCATCACGCGCTTTTCGACGGAAGGGGCCGCCTCATCCTCCTCCGGGAATTCCAGGAGATCTACCGTGCCCTGCTGGAAGACCGGGAGGCGGCACTCACGCCCGCTCCGCGCTACACGGATTATCTGGCCTGGGTCGCCGGAAACGATTTTCAAACCTCGCTGTCCTTCTGGCGCAAAGTGGGGGCAGGTGCGGAGCCCACGCCGCTGGATCTGACCCCGTCTCAACTTCCGGATTCCGGCCAGGAGGACCGCAGGCGGCTTTCCCTCACGCTTGAACGGTCGACCACGGAAGCCCTCCGCCAATGGTCCGCCCGCCACGACCTCAGCCTGAACACCCTGACCCAGGCAGCCTGGGCCCTGACCCTCGCCAGGACAACAGGCCGGGGGAACATCTGTTTCGGGGCACCGCGGGCGGGCCGGCACCCGCCGATCGATCGGGCCGATTCAATGGTCGGTGTCTTCGTCAACACCGTTCCGCTCCACATCACAGTGGACGACGAATGCCCCAAACTCGACTGGTTGCGCAGCCTCCGGAACGACTGGTTTGCCATGCGACCTCACGAACAGACGCCGCTTCACCTGATTCAGCAGGCCTGGAATTGGCCGGAAACGACCGCTTTGTTTGACACGTTGGTCGGCTACGAACGCTATCAGCTTTCCGAACAGTTGGGCGCGCCGCTTCCCGGCGTCGGATGGACCTTCACTCTGGAGGCCACGACCGACATCCCCCTGACAGTGCAGGTTTACGATGGCCGTCGGATCCGGATCGAGATGACATGGGATCCGACCCGTTGGACCGAGACCGCGCTGAGACGATTGGCAGACCGGATGACACAGGTCCTCGGTCAACTCGCCTCGGATGCGGATTCAACCGTCGGATCGCTTGGCGTTCTCGGCCGGAAGGAAGCGGCCACCCTGCACAAGTGGAACTGCCGTCGGACACCTTACCCGTCCGACCGGACGATCCACGCCCTCTTTTCGCGACAGGCACGAAGCCGGTCGGATGCGGTGGCCCTGAAATCGAAGGAGGATTCCCTGACCTACGGCGAACTGGAGGACGCGTCGAATCAGCTGGCCCATCGACTTGCTGAGACGGGCGTGCGGATCGGGGACAGAGTGGGCCTGCTGACGGAGCGATCCGTCGAGCAGATCGTCGCGGTTCTCGCGATTCTCAAGGCGGGCGCCGCCTACCTTCCGCTCGATCCGGAATACCCCGATGAACGGCTGCGCCTGCTGCTCGAGTCATCGGGCACACGGATCATACTCCATGACGCAGCCCACACCGACCGGCTCCGGGGGAATGGCTTCACCCATCTCGAAGCGAAGAGACCCGCACCCGGCACCCCACCCTCCCAACCACCCGTGGTGCCGGTCAGGCCCGACGATCCGGCTTACGTCATGTTCACCTCGGGCTCGACCGGAGAGCCCAAAGGCGTCGAGGTGCCCCACCGTGCCGTCGCGCGTCTTCTCTTCGGTATCGATTATGCGGAACTCGGGCCGGACAACCGACTGCTCTACCTGGCTCCGGCCTCCTTCGACGCCTCCACCTTCGAAATCTGGGGAGCGCTTCTTCACGGAGGACGCCTGGTTGTCTTTCCCGATCGCGTCCCCACCATTCAAAAGCTCGAACAGGTTCTTCGCCGGGAGCAGATCGACACCCTCTGGCTGACCTGTTCCCTGTTCAACTTCATCATCGATGAAGCGCCCGGGATATTGAAGCCGGTCCGGCAACTCCTGACGGGAGGAGAAGCCCTTTCCCCGGGCCACATCGCCCGGGCCCAGGCGGCATTGCCCGGAACCCGGCTGATCAATGGCTACGGTCCGACTGAAACGACCACGTTCGCCTGTTGCTACCGGATCCCTCCGGGGATTGATCCGGAGAGCGGTTCGATCCCGATCGGGCGTCCCATCGGCAACACCAACTGCCATGTTCTCGACTCGAAACTCCGTCCGGTCCCCATCGGAACGGTGGGCGAGCTCTACATCGGCGGGGCCGGAGTGGCCCGCGGTTATCTCAACCAACCCGGACTGACCGCCGAAAGGTTCCTGCCCAGTCCCTTCCATGCCGGTGATCGGCTCTACCGCACCGGCGACCTGGTTCGTTGGCGGGAAGACGGGCTGATCGAGTACATCGGGCGAATCGACCAACAGGTGAAGATACGGGGACACCGGATTGAACCCGGGGAAATCGAGAGCGCACTCTGCCGGCATCCAGCCGTCCGACAGGCCGCGGTCCTCGTCGAAAGCGATCCGGCAACCGGCAAGTTTCTCTCCGCCTGGGTCGCGGCTCCGGGAGACCATCGGCCCGCAGGCCAGGATCTGATCCAGTATCTCAGGGAAAGGCTCCCGGCCTACCTCGTCCCGACCCGACTCGAGGTGGTCCGGGAACTGCCCCGAAACGTGAACGGCAAGATTGATCGTCGTGCGCTCGCCCGGATGGCCTCGGAAGGTTCTGCCGGCGCGGATGAAAGCCCGATCGAAACGCAGGATCTTCCGGTCAGTGAAGAAGAAGCCTCCATCACCCGGTTGTTCGCGGAGATCCTGAATCGACCGGTCGTCGGGCCCGACGATTCCTACTTCTGCGTCGGCGGCGATTCCTTGCAGGCTTCGAGGCTGGTCTACCGGCTGTCCCGCCGGACCGGGATCGATTTCACTCTGACCGATCTCCACACTGCGTCCACTCCTCGTGGTCTGGCCCGGCTGGCCCTGAAGCGAAAGGGAGAATCCGCGAAGTCGGTCTCGTCCCGAATGATCCGCCTGAACAAAAGGAGCCAGACCAAAGCAGCCGGCAATATTACCTGGTATTTCAAGAACTTCAGACCGGGCAGCCGACGCAAAGGCGGAAACATCAGCCGGGCATTCCGGATCCGCGGTCCGTTCAACCAAAGGGCCCTGAGAGATGCCATTGATCTGTTCATAAAGCGCCACGAAGCGATGCGGACCAGGACCTGGATGGACGCGGCCGGCGACGTGCGGGTAACGGTGGAGCCTTCGGCCCGAGTGGTGATTCAGAGACAGGATCTGTCCGGTTTGCCGCCACATCAGCGCCTCAGAAGGGCCAAAGCGGAATTCCGTGAGGACGCCCGGAAGCGGATCAATCTGTCCGGCGTCTCCACTCCAAGAGTGAAGGTGACCCGGTTTGGAAGCGACGATCACTTTGTCACTTTCATCTTCCCCCATGCCCACTTTGATGCCGTTTCACTGGCGCTCTTCTACGAGGAGGTATCCGCCTTCTACGAGAAACTGGATCGGGGAGAAGCGCCCGACTGGCCAATGCCCAAGTATCAGCCAATCGACTACGTCGCCTGGGAGCGGCGCCAGTTGACCCCAGCCCTGAAGCAATCGATGGAACCCTTCTGGAGGGAGACGATTTCAGGTCCGCCTCTGGGGGCCTGGTTTCCAACCGATGGGCCCGTCACCGAGAGGGATGACGGGACGGATCGAACCCTCCACTTTCTCCTTCCCCCCGACCTCGCATCCGGAGTCCGCGCATTGAGCCGACGGTTCGGCACAACCGTATTCATGACGCTGATGGCATCCAATGCCGTTCTCGTGAACCGTCACACGGGACAAACGGATTTTCTCATCGCTTCGGTCGTCGACGGACGGGCTCATCCGGCGGCCGCCCGGATGGTCGGGCACCTCGGACGGATGATCTATTTCCGCGCCCGACCCGACCCAATCCGGACCTTCTCGACCTTTCTTGAATCCTCCACCCGCGAGTGGATTAAGGCCATCGAGCGCCGGACCTTCCCCGTCGGAGAGATCGTGACCGAGTTTCTCAAGGCCAACGGCCGGAAAGGCGGCAGACTTACGCCGTTCTTCATCGTTCACGGCGCCGACGATCCGGCGGGCCTTCACCTGACGGGAACGCGAATCGACCCGGTCCACCGCCATTTCGGCGCCGGCCCGAACCTGCCCAAGATTGAGATTCGCGACACGGTCAAGGGGATTTCCCTGCTCATTTCCTATCGAACCCGCACCTTCAGGAAGACCACCATCCTGCGCTATGTCCGGCGCTACGAGGAGATCCTCAATCACCTGGTGGAAGCGCCCGGAAATCCGATGTCGCTGCTGCCGGACTACCGGGAGGCGATCGTTGACAGCGCCACGAATCCCGGACCCGAAAGACCCCGCTTCCGAATGCCCGGGTGGGGCAGTGTCGCGGAACAGCACCGTCGACGCAGAATCCGCCCGATTCGAGCCAAGATCGGCTGA
- the ccoN gene encoding cytochrome-c oxidase, cbb3-type subunit I, with amino-acid sequence MNGQKTTIEYDDRIVRMFMIASIFWGAVGMLVGVIVATQLNFWRVNFDLPWLTFGRLRPLHTNAVIFAFVGNMMFAGIYHSTQRLCKVRLASDFLSKLHFWGWQLIIVGAAITLPLGLTRSKEYAELIWPINIAVAVIWVVFAANFFWTLARRNEKSLYVALWFYIATIVTVAVLYIVNHLSIPTSLVHSYGVFGGVQDALVQWWYGHNAVAFFLTTPILGIMYYYLPKAAQRPVYSYRLSVVHFWSLVFLYIWAGPHHLMHTALPHWLQSLGMVFSLMLWAPSWGGMLNGLLTLRGAWDKLRTDPVLKFLAAGVTFYGMSTFEGPLLSIKSVNALGHYTDWIIGHVHGGTLGWNGFMAAGMFYWLAPRLWNTKLHSVAMANMHFWLGLVGILLYVASMWVSGITQGLMLNGTTEGGALLAYPNFLETLNSIRPLMATRIIGGTLYLVGWFMLIWNIWKTAKSGSPVNGTVEVYIEEKDPADKMTLFGTFVNAPFVYSFLIIVLAMTWAFGRDWISLVSMILLFLTCIIAFIHLQQGEDNWAAWYDKLLSNFFPFTVLVLLAILVGGVFQIVPMVTVGRERVVDDRIQVPYTPLELAGRDIYVREGCYTCHSQMIRPFVSEVLRYGDYSRLGESIYDHPFQWGSRRTGPDLARVGGKYSDIWHFQHMADPRNLSPGSNMPRYPWLFTSATDVAALTSKIRVQRILGVPYPEMTAEDIQADVSRQAEAIAAGLATDVDIAPDREIIALIAYLQQMGKSEVATPGDLADTR; translated from the coding sequence ATGAACGGACAGAAGACGACCATTGAGTACGACGATCGTATCGTGCGCATGTTCATGATTGCCTCCATCTTCTGGGGCGCGGTCGGCATGCTTGTCGGCGTCATCGTCGCCACCCAGCTCAATTTCTGGAGGGTCAACTTTGATCTCCCCTGGCTGACTTTCGGCCGGCTGCGACCCCTGCACACCAACGCGGTCATCTTCGCCTTTGTCGGCAATATGATGTTCGCGGGCATCTACCACTCGACCCAGCGCCTGTGCAAGGTCCGCCTCGCCTCTGATTTTCTCTCCAAACTCCATTTCTGGGGCTGGCAGCTGATCATCGTGGGTGCCGCCATAACCCTGCCCCTCGGTCTGACCCGATCGAAGGAGTATGCCGAACTGATCTGGCCGATCAATATCGCGGTCGCCGTGATCTGGGTGGTCTTCGCCGCCAACTTCTTCTGGACGCTGGCCAGACGCAACGAGAAGTCACTCTACGTCGCCCTCTGGTTCTATATCGCGACGATTGTCACGGTGGCGGTGCTTTACATCGTCAACCATCTGTCGATTCCGACCAGCCTGGTCCACAGTTACGGGGTTTTCGGAGGGGTCCAGGATGCCCTCGTCCAATGGTGGTACGGCCACAACGCGGTGGCCTTCTTCCTCACCACTCCGATCCTCGGGATCATGTACTATTACCTGCCGAAGGCGGCCCAGCGACCGGTCTATTCCTACCGGTTGTCGGTGGTCCACTTCTGGTCCCTGGTCTTTCTTTACATCTGGGCGGGCCCGCACCACCTCATGCACACCGCTCTGCCGCATTGGCTGCAGTCGCTCGGCATGGTCTTCAGTCTCATGCTCTGGGCGCCGTCCTGGGGCGGCATGCTCAACGGTCTGCTCACCCTCCGGGGAGCCTGGGACAAGCTGCGGACCGATCCCGTTCTCAAGTTTCTCGCCGCGGGCGTCACCTTCTATGGCATGTCGACTTTTGAGGGGCCCCTGCTCTCGATCAAGTCGGTCAACGCCCTCGGCCATTACACCGACTGGATCATCGGGCACGTCCATGGAGGGACTCTCGGGTGGAACGGCTTCATGGCGGCAGGCATGTTCTACTGGCTGGCCCCGCGCCTCTGGAACACCAAGCTCCACTCGGTCGCCATGGCCAATATGCATTTCTGGCTCGGGCTGGTCGGCATCCTTCTCTACGTCGCCTCGATGTGGGTCTCCGGGATCACCCAGGGCCTCATGCTCAACGGAACAACCGAGGGCGGTGCGCTGCTCGCTTACCCGAATTTCCTCGAGACCCTCAATTCAATCCGGCCCCTCATGGCCACCCGCATCATCGGTGGCACCCTCTACCTCGTGGGCTGGTTCATGCTGATCTGGAATATCTGGAAGACCGCAAAGAGTGGCTCGCCGGTCAACGGTACGGTCGAGGTCTACATTGAGGAGAAGGATCCGGCCGACAAGATGACACTATTCGGCACATTCGTGAATGCGCCTTTCGTTTACAGCTTCCTCATCATCGTCCTGGCCATGACCTGGGCCTTTGGACGCGACTGGATCTCCCTGGTCTCGATGATCCTCCTCTTTCTCACCTGCATCATCGCCTTCATCCACCTTCAGCAGGGAGAGGACAACTGGGCGGCCTGGTACGACAAACTCCTCTCCAATTTCTTCCCGTTCACCGTCCTCGTTCTTCTCGCCATCCTCGTCGGCGGTGTCTTCCAGATTGTCCCGATGGTCACGGTGGGTCGTGAACGGGTGGTCGACGACCGGATCCAGGTGCCCTACACGCCACTCGAATTGGCCGGCCGCGACATCTATGTGCGCGAGGGCTGCTATACCTGCCATTCCCAAATGATCCGGCCGTTTGTCTCCGAGGTCCTTCGCTATGGAGATTACTCCCGGCTGGGCGAGAGCATCTACGATCATCCGTTCCAGTGGGGCTCACGAAGGACCGGTCCGGATCTCGCCCGGGTCGGCGGCAAGTATTCGGATATCTGGCACTTTCAGCACATGGCCGACCCGCGCAATCTGTCACCCGGATCGAATATGCCGCGCTATCCCTGGCTCTTCACCAGCGCCACCGATGTGGCCGCGTTGACCTCGAAGATCCGCGTTCAGCGCATCCTCGGAGTGCCCTATCCCGAGATGACGGCTGAGGACATTCAGGCCGATGTCAGCCGTCAGGCTGAAGCCATCGCTGCCGGACTTGCCACCGATGTGGATATCGCTCCGGACCGGGAGATCATCGCCCTGATCGCCTACCTTCAGCAAATGGGCAAATCCGAAGTGGCCACTCCGGGGGATCTGGCCGATACCCGTTAA
- a CDS encoding cbb3-type cytochrome c oxidase subunit 3, with translation MFQRINYEDWQMLYPIVGFSIFFLIFLVAVIWIMRMKKEKVDRMGRMPLDDSDDLNAHGKRTE, from the coding sequence ATGTTTCAAAGAATCAACTACGAAGACTGGCAGATGCTCTACCCGATCGTCGGGTTCTCCATCTTTTTTCTCATATTCCTGGTGGCTGTCATCTGGATCATGAGAATGAAAAAGGAGAAGGTGGATCGGATGGGGCGGATGCCGTTGGATGACAGCGACGATCTGAACGCCCATGGCAAGAGAACCGAATAA
- a CDS encoding cbb3-type cytochrome c oxidase N-terminal domain-containing protein yields MAREPNKRPPEDSVREHTYDGIQEYNKRLPNWWLFTLYGSIVFGFFYWFYFHRSGVGTFDKEQLAQKLAAIEAAKESGQASILDDDGLWALSKDPKAVAAGQATFEANCIACHLKSLRGKEESPTAIGPSLVDSEWLYGGGKPTGFKNTILHGSPDVTKGMVAWESILGDRRISEVVAYILSHHERAEDGTAL; encoded by the coding sequence ATGGCAAGAGAACCGAATAAACGCCCCCCGGAGGATTCCGTCCGCGAGCACACCTACGACGGCATCCAGGAATACAATAAGCGGCTGCCCAACTGGTGGCTCTTCACCCTCTACGGAAGTATTGTCTTCGGCTTCTTCTACTGGTTCTACTTCCACCGCAGCGGAGTCGGCACCTTCGACAAGGAGCAGCTCGCCCAGAAGCTTGCGGCGATCGAAGCGGCCAAGGAATCCGGGCAGGCGAGCATCCTTGACGATGACGGCCTCTGGGCCCTGAGCAAGGATCCCAAAGCGGTTGCTGCGGGTCAGGCCACCTTCGAAGCCAATTGCATTGCCTGCCATCTCAAGAGCCTGCGGGGCAAGGAGGAAAGCCCGACCGCGATCGGCCCCAGCCTGGTCGACTCCGAGTGGCTTTATGGAGGAGGCAAGCCGACCGGATTCAAGAATACCATCCTCCACGGGTCTCCCGATGTGACCAAGGGTATGGTGGCCTGGGAAAGTATTCTCGGCGATCGGCGGATTTCCGAGGTCGTCGCGTATATCCTGAGCCACCACGAGAGGGCGGAAGACGGGACGGCCCTCTGA
- the ccoG gene encoding cytochrome c oxidase accessory protein CcoG, with amino-acid sequence MAAPNIRPSRESVTTINEDGSRFFLHPADVRGRFTTWRRATALFLVAFYALLPWIPVNGYPAVFLDVRQLQFHFFGLTFAAQDLWLAFFLISGLGFTLFYLTAFLGRVWCGWACPQTVFLEHVYRRIERWLEGDAAKRRRLDQAPWKADKIIRRGAKHLLFVIVSLAITHLFLAYFISIPEVWRMMTTAPTDNWGIFVFVFIAAGILYFNFAWFREQLCIIICPYGRLQSALIDDDSMVIGYDERRGEPRGKVGAEGVGDCIACNRCVAVCPTGIDIRQGLQMECIGCANCIDACDEIMEKVGRPKGLVRYDSLNGLAGLKTRIVRARVVLYTVLLLIGATVMLFSFSRLKPVSATAFRMQGAPYIVDDTSVRNQYLVRIVNKRNRPVTVSARPVADAAGLAWTGLDQPVTVDPNSEEVRPLIVTVPRAQYVGPFHLMVELTDEAGEIRIERKVEFLGPNPNRLLK; translated from the coding sequence ATGGCTGCACCGAACATTCGACCGTCACGCGAATCCGTCACCACGATCAATGAGGATGGATCGCGGTTTTTTCTTCACCCGGCCGATGTTCGGGGTCGTTTCACTACCTGGCGCCGGGCAACGGCCCTCTTCCTGGTCGCTTTCTACGCTCTTCTGCCCTGGATTCCGGTCAACGGCTATCCGGCGGTCTTTCTCGACGTCCGCCAGCTCCAGTTTCACTTTTTCGGGCTGACCTTCGCCGCCCAGGATCTCTGGCTGGCCTTCTTCCTGATCAGTGGTCTCGGATTCACCCTGTTCTACCTGACCGCCTTCCTCGGTCGGGTCTGGTGCGGGTGGGCCTGCCCGCAGACGGTTTTTCTGGAGCATGTCTACCGCCGCATCGAGCGCTGGCTCGAGGGCGACGCGGCCAAACGCCGCCGGCTCGACCAGGCTCCGTGGAAAGCAGACAAGATCATTCGGCGCGGAGCAAAGCACCTGCTCTTCGTCATCGTCTCCCTTGCCATCACCCACCTCTTTCTTGCCTACTTCATCTCCATTCCAGAAGTCTGGCGGATGATGACGACGGCCCCGACCGACAATTGGGGAATCTTTGTTTTCGTCTTCATCGCCGCGGGCATTCTCTACTTCAACTTCGCCTGGTTTCGGGAACAGCTGTGCATCATCATCTGCCCCTACGGGCGCCTGCAATCGGCCCTCATCGACGATGACTCCATGGTCATCGGTTACGACGAACGCCGGGGAGAGCCGCGCGGCAAGGTCGGGGCGGAGGGCGTGGGGGACTGTATCGCCTGCAATCGCTGCGTGGCGGTCTGCCCGACCGGGATCGACATCCGGCAAGGGCTTCAGATGGAGTGTATCGGGTGCGCCAACTGTATCGATGCCTGCGATGAGATCATGGAAAAGGTTGGCCGGCCGAAAGGTCTGGTGCGTTACGATTCTCTCAACGGACTGGCCGGTCTGAAGACCCGGATCGTCCGGGCCCGTGTCGTTCTCTATACCGTTCTCCTCCTGATCGGCGCCACCGTCATGCTCTTCTCCTTCAGTCGCCTGAAGCCTGTTTCAGCGACGGCTTTTCGCATGCAGGGCGCGCCCTATATTGTCGATGATACTTCCGTTCGGAACCAGTACCTGGTCCGGATCGTGAACAAACGCAACCGCCCCGTAACCGTCTCCGCCCGCCCGGTGGCCGATGCTGCCGGACTGGCCTGGACCGGCCTGGACCAGCCCGTTACCGTCGACCCCAACAGCGAAGAGGTCCGCCCCCTCATCGTAACGGTGCCGCGGGCGCAATACGTCGGTCCCTTTCACCTCATGGTGGAATTGACGGATGAAGCCGGAGAGATTCGGATCGAACGGAAGGTTGAATTCCTCGGTCCCAATCCGAACCGCCTCCTGAAGTAA